The following proteins come from a genomic window of Brevibacillus antibioticus:
- the hisF gene encoding imidazole glycerol phosphate synthase subunit HisF, with protein sequence MLAKRIIPCLDVKDGRVVKGVQFVGLRDAGDPVELAKKYSDERADELIFLDISASHEGRKTMVDVIEKTAANITIPFTVGGGINSVDDMKRILRAGADKISLNTAAVLRPELIREGATVFGSQCIVVAIDARSVGEDRWEVYTHGGRNATGRDVIRWAQEAEAMGAGEILLTSMDDDGEKKGFGLELTKQVSEAVKIPVIASGGAGSREHFYDVLTQGKADAALAASIFHYDETSIQSVKEYLQTKGVVVRP encoded by the coding sequence ATGTTGGCTAAACGAATCATCCCGTGTCTTGATGTAAAAGACGGACGGGTGGTAAAAGGCGTGCAGTTCGTCGGACTTCGCGATGCAGGAGACCCGGTTGAACTGGCAAAAAAGTATAGCGACGAGAGAGCAGACGAGCTGATCTTTCTCGATATTTCTGCGTCCCACGAAGGGCGCAAGACGATGGTGGATGTCATCGAAAAAACGGCCGCAAACATCACGATTCCTTTCACGGTTGGTGGTGGTATTAACAGCGTCGACGATATGAAAAGGATATTGCGTGCAGGTGCCGACAAAATCTCGTTGAATACAGCGGCAGTTTTGCGTCCTGAATTGATCCGCGAGGGAGCGACGGTCTTTGGCTCACAATGTATCGTCGTGGCGATCGACGCGCGAAGTGTTGGAGAAGATCGCTGGGAAGTGTATACCCACGGTGGACGGAATGCGACGGGGAGAGACGTCATCCGTTGGGCGCAGGAGGCAGAAGCGATGGGAGCAGGCGAAATCCTTTTGACCAGCATGGACGACGATGGGGAAAAGAAAGGCTTTGGCCTCGAATTGACCAAGCAGGTATCAGAAGCGGTCAAAATTCCGGTCATTGCTTCTGGTGGAGCGGGCTCAAGGGAGCATTTTTACGATGTGCTGACGCAAGGAAAGGCAGATGCCGCCCTCGCCGCTTCCATTTTTCACTATGACGAGACATCGATTCAATCTGTCAAAGAGTATTTGCAAACCAAAGGAGTTGTCGTACGACCATGA
- the hisD gene encoding histidinol dehydrogenase, protein MRIMSASQYDGKRSVDAGTREQQEAVKAILTSVRQQGDEALRYYTERFDRVLLQNFCVSEGEFAEASELVSSQVKAALEEAAENIRTFHERQVRQSWFTTKESGTLLGQLIRPLQRVGLYVPGGTAAYPSSVLMNAIPAKIAGVPEVVITTPPGANGKINPAILVAAQIAGVTEIYKVGGAQAIAALTYGTEQIKAVDKIVGPGNIFVALAKREVFGLVSIDMVAGPSEIAVIADETANPRYVAADLLSQAEHDPMSAAILVTTSQALAEQVSQEVERQLADLPRKSIAEAAIRDYGAILLVADLEEGFAVINRIAPEHLEVMIAEPLEHLGKVENAGAIFLGPYSSEPVGDYFAGTNHVIPTNGTARFSSPLSVDDFIKKSSVVSYSKRDLRENGHKIVALAEQEGLSGHGRAILARLRDFETEEQESEKR, encoded by the coding sequence ATGCGTATCATGTCAGCCAGCCAGTATGACGGAAAACGATCGGTAGACGCTGGGACGAGAGAACAGCAAGAAGCGGTGAAGGCGATCCTCACCTCAGTTCGCCAGCAAGGCGACGAGGCGTTGCGCTATTACACAGAGCGATTTGATCGTGTGCTTCTACAAAACTTCTGTGTGAGCGAAGGAGAATTTGCAGAAGCAAGTGAGCTCGTTTCTTCACAAGTCAAAGCGGCATTGGAAGAAGCAGCCGAAAACATTCGGACGTTCCATGAGCGACAAGTGCGCCAGTCCTGGTTTACTACCAAAGAAAGCGGCACATTGCTGGGCCAACTAATACGTCCATTGCAGCGCGTAGGGTTGTATGTTCCAGGCGGAACGGCAGCGTATCCATCCAGCGTATTGATGAATGCCATCCCTGCCAAAATCGCAGGTGTTCCTGAAGTCGTGATTACAACACCACCAGGAGCGAATGGAAAAATCAATCCGGCGATACTCGTTGCGGCTCAAATCGCAGGAGTAACTGAGATATACAAGGTAGGTGGGGCACAGGCGATCGCGGCACTGACCTACGGAACGGAGCAAATCAAAGCGGTTGATAAAATCGTTGGCCCCGGTAATATTTTTGTAGCGTTGGCAAAGCGAGAAGTATTCGGATTGGTCAGTATCGACATGGTGGCAGGGCCTAGCGAAATTGCGGTGATCGCAGATGAAACAGCCAACCCGCGTTACGTCGCGGCAGACCTGCTGTCTCAAGCCGAGCATGATCCGATGTCAGCCGCTATATTGGTTACGACATCGCAAGCGTTGGCGGAGCAGGTGTCACAGGAAGTAGAGCGACAGCTTGCTGATCTTCCACGTAAATCGATTGCAGAAGCGGCGATACGCGACTATGGGGCTATTTTACTCGTCGCCGATTTGGAAGAAGGTTTTGCTGTCATTAATCGCATCGCACCCGAGCATTTGGAAGTCATGATAGCGGAGCCGTTAGAGCATCTCGGAAAAGTGGAAAATGCAGGTGCGATTTTCCTCGGCCCATACAGCTCAGAGCCAGTTGGCGATTATTTTGCTGGTACTAATCATGTGATTCCTACGAATGGAACGGCGCGTTTTTCCTCGCCATTATCCGTCGATGATTTTATCAAGAAGTCGAGTGTTGTTTCCTACAGTAAGCGAGATTTGCGGGAAAATGGACATAAAATTGTGGCACTGGCGGAGCAGGAAGGATTGTCTGGGCACGGTCGAGCGATCCTTGCGCGATTGCGAGATTTTGAGACCGAAGAGCAGGAGAGTGAAAAGAGATGA
- the hisB gene encoding imidazoleglycerol-phosphate dehydratase HisB has product MSEGKQRTAQIERNTNETQIALSFGVDGAGESKQNSGVPFLDHMLDLFTRHGHFDLTVQAKGDIEIDYHHTVEDIGICLGHALREALGDKKGIKRYGNAFVPMDDALAQVVIDISNRPHLEYRATYPTNMVGQFPTELVHEFLWKLALEARINLHVILHYGHNTHHMIEAIFKALGRALDEATTIDPRVKGVPSTKGVL; this is encoded by the coding sequence ATGAGTGAAGGGAAACAACGCACAGCACAGATCGAACGCAATACGAATGAGACGCAGATCGCGCTTTCCTTTGGTGTAGATGGCGCGGGTGAGAGCAAGCAAAACTCAGGTGTTCCATTTCTGGATCATATGCTAGATCTGTTTACCCGACATGGACATTTTGACCTGACTGTCCAGGCAAAGGGAGATATCGAAATCGACTATCACCACACGGTGGAGGATATCGGGATTTGTCTTGGGCATGCTCTGCGGGAAGCGTTGGGAGACAAAAAGGGCATCAAGCGATATGGAAATGCGTTTGTCCCGATGGATGACGCGCTTGCACAGGTCGTCATTGACATCAGCAACCGTCCTCATCTGGAATATCGCGCTACGTACCCGACGAATATGGTTGGTCAGTTTCCGACGGAGCTGGTGCACGAATTTTTATGGAAACTCGCACTGGAGGCGCGGATCAATCTTCATGTGATCCTGCACTACGGTCACAATACGCACCACATGATCGAGGCGATTTTCAAAGCGCTGGGCCGTGCACTGGATGAAGCGACGACGATCGATCCGCGTGTAAAAGGGGTCCCGTCAACAAAAGGGGTTTTGTAA
- the hisH gene encoding imidazole glycerol phosphate synthase subunit HisH, with the protein MIGIIDYGMGNLYSLSKALERLGYSYEFVSQAERLQEYSGLILPGVGAFGDAIANIRELGLEQAIKGYAATGRPILGICLGMQLLFEKSAEHGDHTGLGLLGGAVVRFRGDYKVPHMGWNQLMIKQKQPLLNGVQDGDYVYFVHSYHVLCQSDVLLATSDYHQEVTAIVNRDNVYGMQFHPEKSGETGMLLLRNFAVQCEGVLT; encoded by the coding sequence ATGATCGGCATCATCGATTACGGCATGGGGAATTTGTACAGCTTGAGCAAGGCGCTGGAAAGATTGGGCTATTCGTACGAGTTCGTCTCACAAGCAGAGCGTTTGCAAGAATATAGCGGGTTGATTTTGCCAGGAGTCGGGGCGTTCGGAGATGCTATCGCCAACATACGTGAGCTCGGATTAGAGCAAGCAATCAAGGGATACGCAGCAACAGGTCGTCCGATCTTGGGCATTTGTCTCGGCATGCAGCTTTTATTCGAGAAAAGTGCGGAGCATGGCGATCATACGGGCTTGGGACTGCTCGGTGGTGCGGTCGTTCGTTTTCGCGGGGATTACAAGGTACCGCACATGGGCTGGAACCAACTGATGATAAAGCAAAAGCAACCGTTACTAAACGGTGTGCAGGATGGCGATTACGTTTATTTTGTCCATTCGTATCATGTCTTGTGTCAGTCTGATGTCTTGCTCGCGACGAGTGACTATCACCAGGAGGTCACAGCCATTGTGAATCGTGACAACGTATACGGTATGCAATTTCACCCGGAAAAGAGCGGAGAGACAGGAATGCTGCTGCTGCGTAACTTTGCCGTTCAATGCGAGGGGGTTTTGACATGA
- the hisIE gene encoding bifunctional phosphoribosyl-AMP cyclohydrolase/phosphoribosyl-ATP diphosphatase HisIE: MTGAEAFAVEKLRFDEKGLIPVIVQDAGSKTVLTLAYMNEESLQKSLATKETWFWSRSRQQLWHKGETSGHTQRIVSMRYDCDGDALVVMVEPNGPACHTGAYSCFTQEVFTDTDDEPVQADRFAILSELEELIAAREVERPEGSYTTYLFEKGVDKILKKVGEEAAEVIIAAKNRSREELRYEASDLIFHLMVLLREQKLPLDEVLKELQKRR; this comes from the coding sequence ATGACAGGAGCAGAAGCGTTTGCAGTGGAAAAATTGCGTTTTGACGAAAAGGGTTTGATCCCTGTCATCGTGCAGGATGCCGGAAGCAAGACGGTCTTGACGCTTGCCTATATGAATGAAGAATCGCTACAAAAGTCATTGGCGACCAAAGAAACATGGTTTTGGAGCCGTTCCCGACAGCAATTGTGGCACAAGGGTGAGACCTCGGGTCATACACAGCGGATCGTCTCTATGCGGTATGATTGCGACGGAGATGCACTGGTTGTGATGGTCGAACCGAATGGGCCTGCATGTCATACGGGAGCTTACAGCTGTTTCACGCAGGAAGTTTTCACCGATACAGATGATGAACCGGTACAAGCAGATCGATTTGCGATCCTGAGTGAGTTGGAGGAACTGATTGCTGCGCGGGAGGTAGAGCGCCCGGAAGGCTCTTACACCACCTACTTGTTCGAAAAAGGCGTAGACAAAATCCTGAAAAAGGTCGGGGAAGAGGCTGCCGAGGTCATTATTGCAGCGAAAAATCGAAGTCGTGAGGAGCTGCGTTATGAGGCATCTGATCTGATCTTTCATTTGATGGTCTTGTTACGGGAGCAAAAGCTGCCGCTGGATGAAGTTCTGAAAGAGCTTCAGAAGCGTCGTTAA
- a CDS encoding GNAT family N-acetyltransferase: MIKGNLVELRPVIAEDMERLFHWRNDEEAAKWAAGSGLVTYSYVSLDSLKAMYEENVRASRPDDKLKGFVFSVYTLDGEHIGNCDYRDVNPITRTATIGIAIMVKEYWSKGYGTDTLRLLLDFLFSKLNLNRVQLDTWSGNTRAIRAYEKSGFVIEGQLRQNEYVDGQYYDTIMMGLLREEFYQRAKE, encoded by the coding sequence ATGATCAAAGGGAATTTAGTGGAATTACGACCAGTTATTGCTGAGGATATGGAGAGATTGTTCCATTGGCGCAACGATGAAGAAGCGGCCAAATGGGCAGCGGGCTCAGGTCTGGTAACCTATAGTTATGTTTCACTCGACTCACTGAAAGCCATGTATGAGGAAAACGTTCGTGCTTCACGGCCGGATGATAAATTAAAGGGTTTTGTATTCTCTGTCTATACCTTGGACGGAGAGCACATCGGCAATTGTGATTACCGAGATGTGAATCCCATTACGAGGACAGCCACAATTGGCATTGCGATCATGGTGAAAGAGTATTGGAGCAAAGGCTACGGTACAGATACATTGCGTCTTCTGCTCGACTTCCTCTTTTCTAAGCTGAACTTGAATCGGGTGCAGCTGGATACGTGGAGCGGAAATACGCGTGCCATTCGCGCTTATGAAAAATCAGGCTTTGTGATAGAAGGGCAGCTGCGCCAAAATGAATATGTAGATGGGCAGTATTACGACACCATCATGATGGGGCTGCTGCGCGAAGAGTTTTATCAGCGAGCAAAGGAATAG
- the hisG gene encoding ATP phosphoribosyltransferase has protein sequence MALTKNGQKLTIAMPKGRIFEEAVHFLQQAGLQVTADLQDSRKLIIPVENAKLEFIMAKPTDVPTYVEYGVADVGVVGKDVLLEEERDVYELLDLHIGYCRMMVAGLPDWKPTEALRVATKYPKIASRYFREQGQQVEVIKLNGSVELAPMIGLADRIVDIVSTGRTLRENGLVELESICEITTRLIANRASYRMKSEAVDEIAGKFLEAIPCGN, from the coding sequence ATGGCACTCACGAAAAATGGCCAAAAGCTGACGATCGCCATGCCAAAAGGGAGGATTTTTGAAGAGGCCGTCCACTTTCTCCAGCAGGCCGGCTTGCAGGTCACTGCGGATCTACAAGATTCGCGCAAACTGATCATCCCTGTGGAAAATGCCAAGCTCGAATTCATTATGGCGAAGCCTACCGATGTTCCTACTTATGTCGAGTATGGAGTGGCTGACGTTGGCGTGGTCGGCAAGGATGTTTTATTGGAAGAAGAACGAGATGTTTACGAGCTGTTGGATTTGCATATTGGCTATTGTCGCATGATGGTAGCGGGTCTGCCAGACTGGAAACCGACGGAAGCCCTGCGTGTTGCGACGAAATATCCGAAGATTGCGTCACGTTATTTTCGAGAGCAGGGACAGCAGGTTGAGGTAATCAAGCTGAATGGTTCAGTGGAGCTTGCACCGATGATTGGGCTGGCTGATCGGATTGTGGATATTGTCTCAACAGGGAGGACATTGCGGGAAAATGGCTTGGTCGAACTGGAGAGCATTTGTGAAATTACGACGAGACTCATTGCCAATCGAGCCAGCTATCGGATGAAAAGTGAAGCGGTGGATGAGATCGCTGGAAAATTCCTAGAGGCCATTCCTTGTGGGAACTAG
- the hisA gene encoding 1-(5-phosphoribosyl)-5-[(5-phosphoribosylamino)methylideneamino]imidazole-4-carboxamide isomerase produces MSFIVYPAIDIRGGKCVRLFQGDYGQETVYADSPLAMAKRWVEQGASWVHLVDLDGAKEGKPANVAIIKEIARSIPVPVQVGGGIRTVEQIADYLEAGVARVIVGTAAIEDEPFTKRILQNDGDKIAIGLDCRNGLVATRGWLTTTDVQATELAKRLVTYGAETFIYTDIARDGTMTGPNVEEIAALAMATGKSVIASGGVSQLDDLLTLAAHASDGVSGAIVGKALYTDAFTLEEALQRMEGRESYVG; encoded by the coding sequence ATGAGCTTTATCGTTTATCCAGCGATTGATATTCGCGGGGGCAAGTGTGTTCGACTTTTCCAAGGAGATTACGGGCAAGAGACAGTGTACGCTGATTCACCGCTCGCGATGGCGAAACGCTGGGTAGAGCAAGGTGCGTCCTGGGTACATCTCGTAGATTTGGACGGAGCAAAGGAAGGCAAGCCTGCAAATGTAGCGATCATCAAGGAGATAGCGCGCTCGATCCCTGTACCCGTGCAGGTTGGGGGCGGCATTCGGACAGTAGAGCAGATCGCGGACTATTTGGAGGCGGGCGTCGCGCGCGTGATCGTCGGGACTGCTGCCATCGAAGACGAGCCTTTTACGAAGCGAATTCTTCAAAACGATGGAGACAAGATTGCGATTGGTCTGGACTGCCGGAATGGGCTGGTGGCTACCAGAGGTTGGTTGACCACGACAGATGTGCAGGCGACAGAGCTTGCCAAGCGGTTGGTTACGTATGGCGCGGAGACGTTTATTTACACGGATATCGCCCGTGATGGCACGATGACAGGACCGAATGTAGAAGAAATTGCAGCCTTGGCGATGGCTACAGGAAAATCGGTGATAGCTTCGGGAGGTGTCAGCCAACTGGACGACTTGTTGACGCTGGCTGCCCATGCTTCGGACGGAGTCTCTGGCGCCATTGTTGGCAAAGCACTCTACACGGACGCTTTTACATTGGAAGAAGCGCTCCAGCGTATGGAGGGGCGTGAATCCTATGTTGGCTAA